A section of the Halichoerus grypus chromosome 11, mHalGry1.hap1.1, whole genome shotgun sequence genome encodes:
- the LOC118541727 gene encoding olfactory receptor 10A3-like gives MKRQNQSSVVEFILLGFSNFPELQEQLFGVFLVVYLVTLLGNAIIIVSISLEQSLHFPMYLFLQNLSVVDVSFSAVIMPEMLVVLSTEKMSITFAGCFAQMYFILFFGGAECFLLGAMAYDRFAAICHPLSYPMIMNKRVFMKLVMFSWVSGVLVATVQTTWVFSFPFCGPNEINHISCETPAVLELACADTFLFEIYAFTGTILIIMVPFVLILLSYIRILFAILKMPSATGRQKAFSTCASHLTSVTLFYGTASMTYLQPKSGYSPETKKLMSLSYSLLTPLLNPLIYSLRNSEMKKALMKLWRRIVDSHPF, from the coding sequence atgaaaaggcaaaatcaAAGCTCTGTGGTTGAATTCATCCTCTTGGGCTTTTCTAACTTTCCAGAACTCCAAGAGCAGCTCTTTGGGGTTTTCCTGGTTGTCTATCTGGTGACTCTGTTGGGAAATGCCATCATTATAGTCAGCATCTCCTTGGAACAGAGCCTCCACTTTCCCATGTACCTCTTCCTCCAGAACTTGTCTGTGGTGGACGTGAGTTTCAGTGCAGTCATTATGCCTGAAATGCTGGTGGTCCTCTCCACTGAGAAAATGTCAATTACTTTTGCAGGTTGTTTTGCACAGAtgtatttcatccttttttttggTGGCGCTGAATGTTTTCTCCTGGGGGCGATGGCTTATGACCGATTTGCTGCAATCTGTCATCCTCTGAGCTACCCAATGATTATGAACAAAAGGGTTTTCATGAAATTAGTAATGTTCTCCTGGGTCTCAGGGGTCCTGGTGGCTACTGTGCAGACCACATGGGTTTTCAGTTTTCCCTTTTGTGGCCCCAATGAAATCAATCATATCTCTTGTGAAACCCCTGCAGTGCTAGAACTCGCATGTGCAGATACCTTTCTGTTTGAAATCTATGCATTCACTGGCACCATTTTGATTATCATGGTTCCTTTTGTGTTGATTCTCTTGTCTTACATTCGGATTCTCTTTGCCATCCTGAAGATGCCATCAGCCACTGGGAGGCAAAAGGCATTTTCCACCTGTGCCTCCCATCTCACGTCTGTGACCCTCTTCTATGGCACGGCCAGTATGACCTATTTACAACCCAAATCTGGCTACTCCCCAGAAACCAAGAAGCTGATGTCATTGTCTTACTCACTTCTTACACCTTTGCTGAATCCACTGATCTACAgcttgagaaacagtgagatGAAAAAAGCTTTGATGAAATTGTGGCGAAGAATAGTGGATTCACACCCATTCTGA